The DNA region AGAGTTCAATGGATACATTCTTAGAAGACAAGGTCTAATCTATTGTTGTTAGTAGAATTCAGGAACAGAACGATAGGAAAGTGGTTTTCCCGCTTTTTTTCAACCGTTCAAATATTCTTTACGAATTTCTAGGAACGGAAAATCCTTACTCATTCGTCCAAATATTATACTAAATAAAATATTGAATAGGGCCGTTTTATTCTGCCCGATTCAAAATGGAAAAAAGGAACCTTCGATCTCATGAGTGAACCCATTGAAAAGACACAAATCGGTAAGGAAGAAGAAGATTCTCACTTCGCGCAGATCAAGAACCTAGCCAAAGAAGCCTATCGCTATTTGGACAGCCGACAGTGGGACAAGGCGGAATCCAAGTTAAAGGAACTTCTCGCCAAGGAACCAGCGAATACGTACGGCCTCGTCGGAATGGGAGACCTCCATTTCAAACGCAAGGAATTCAAACAAGCATTAGATTTTTATAATAGATGTATCAAGGAAGATTCGTCCAACAAATTCTCCCTCATGGGAATGATGAATTGCTATCGCGAAATGAACCTGCTGAATCGCGTGATAGAGATCGCCGAGGAATACAGACATATCACGATCACGGACGCATCCATTCTTAGCCGCGTGGCAGACGCGCACAGAAAGCTCAAGAATTTCAAAGAGTCCGAAGTCTATTACATGCAGGCTCTCCAAATCAATCCGAAAGACCAGTATGTGATCGTAGGTCTTGGGCATCTCTTCTTCGCATGCCAAAGATACAAGGACGCGATCCACTGGTGGGAAAAATTGCTCGTGATCCAACCGGACAATATCAAGATATTGACGGAGATCGGAAACAGTTATCGCAAGATCAAGGATTTCGACGAAGCCATACAATATTACCGTCGCGCGGCCGATCTGGATCCCAAGAATTTCTTCGCATTGTACGGATTAGCCGAGTCTTATCGGGGAAAGAAGGATTTCCGGAAAGCGAACGAATTCTGGGAAAGAATTTTGGAGTTCGATCCAGACAACAAATTGATCATCAATCGTTACGCGGACAGCTTACGAGGGATGGGAGAGTACGATAAGGCTCTGGAATGTTTCAACCGGATCCTTTCCGAAGGAGAAGATTACTTCGCTCTACTCGGAAAAGCTTCCTCTCTCAAACTGAAAGGTAGCCGCGACAAAGCTGAGGAAATCTATCTGGATCTGCATCGGAAATTCCCGATGGATCCGAGACCCGTCATCGAACTCTCCGAGTTGTATTACGACGTCGCAAGAAAGGACGAGGCAGTCAAACTTCTGGAGGACTTCCACAGAAAGCAGCCTTTAAACGAGGAAGTGAAGGCAAAACTGGATTTCTTTACGGAAGAAGGCTAACCTCCTCCTTCACACTGGCCTTTTCCCTTTCCAAAAGTTCCGGAAGGGGAAAAACCTCCTCCTTTCCGTTCCTCAAGTACACCGCTTCCGCATCCCAGGCACCGTCTTTTCTCCGCAACCGAACATGATGGTGCCAAGAAATGCCTTCTGCATCCCGGAAAACCCGGGGAACTCGAGCCGCGTTGATAAATAGGGTTCCTGACTTTCTGACCTTCCAGATTCGAAATAAGACGGAACGTTTCGTATGATGGTGCATATGCCCTGCGATCACCACATTAGGCGTCCTTCCGTAAGATGCGGCATGTTCCAGAAAGGTTGCAAGGTCCGTATCCCCGAAATCCCCTTCTTCTTTCCGAAAATCACATCCCCAAATATCCGAGGCTTTGTTCCCCAGGCCGGCGGGTCCGTTATGTGCCAGAACCAATAGATCCTCTCCGGATTCCGCGGCTTCCCTTCCCAACGAATCCAGCTTTCGGACGGAATCCGCCATATTCGAGACGGAGAATTTCTTTCGTAAAAAAGGGAGAAAATTCAGACGAAATCCCATGGACAGCGGCCTAGCCCCGAGAATCGTCAGACCCCCGATCTCCTTATGTAAAGAATATTCGCATATTCTAATATCCCCAAGTTCTTTACGGAAACGGGAATACCTTCTAAGATGCCAAGGAAGACCGGGCCAGGTCAAAAAAGAAGGAAGGTGTAGAATTTCCGCTAAAAGTTGGAACAAAGAAGTCGTATCATGGTTTCCCGGGACCAAGTAGCAGGGCTTTCGGATTTTCGAAATCTCCTGTGCCACTCGGAATGTTGATTCCGTTCGGTAGGTCCCGAGATCTCCCGTAAAGAGTACTGCGTCGTATTCACTTTTTGAAAAATACTCAGTATCGACCGAGGTCCAAAAACCGTGGATATCACCGATGATTGCCAGCGAAAAATTTTTCAACGAGGAGGTCCTACCGACAGAGAGGTTCCTTCATGAATAATTCCTTGTGTTCTCGCAGGAAAGACATTTTCTGGGTTAGTCTCTCCCGTCTAACCAGGGAACTCAGACGTACCACCAAAGGTCGAAGCGCCGATGCGAAAATAAAAAAAGCTTAGATCATTCGAGGCAATCAGGCAACCGCATGCAAGGAATCAGTAAAGAAATCAACAAATTCATAGCGCGTTTTATTTTCTATACGGAAGCAGTCGCGTTTTTAGTGGCAGTGCCAATCACTCTCTTTTTGTTTACGCTGGTATTGGAACTTGACGAATCTCAAACCCGGAACCTGCTCCTCGCCGCATCCATCGCCACTCCGTTCCTACTTTTGTACACGATTCTAGCAACCCGCTGGAAATTGACGGTACTCTACGAATACAGAAGCCAATTCGATACGGGAGCGGTAAATCGCGAAACCGTTTTCAAAGCCCAAAAGGCCTTGTTCCGATTGCCCATCCTCCATTCCTTGGAGGCCGGCAGCCGAATGCTGTTAGGCGGCGCGATTACCGCCTTTCTATTCGGCTATTTTGATCCCGGAATTGCGGCGGATTATTATAATTTGTTCGGCGTGCTTTTGTTTATGACCGCCTGCCTTTCCCTGTATTTCTATCTGACTACGGAAAAGCTCAAAGAGGATTTAAGTCGGACGGACATTTTCGGGTCCATAGACGCCAGCTCTCTGGTAAGACTCAGCCTGAACCGTACGCTTTCTCTCACGTTTTTTTGCATCGTTTTCATTTTGGCGGTCGGCGTTTCCACCATCGTTTACAAGCTCTCTTACAATTCTCTCAGAGGCGCGTATTTCGAACAGATGAAGAATTTGGCCCAAACTCTAGATATACTTACCGAAACCATCTACCGGGACGCGGAAAAGGATTCGGAAGACCTAACGGAAAATCAGAATTTGAAATACTTTCTTTCGAAGTTCGACACGAAGGAATCCTCGGGCATTCTGGAAAAGTTCATCTCCTCCAAGAGCAGATTCGACGGTGTAGCGATCTTGCAAACGGAAGGCAATTCCTATAGAAAACTCGCTTTCGCCGGAACATTGGACTCGGAGATCGGCCTTATCACGGAGAAATTTTCTCTTCCCGGCTCCGATCAGATTGCGGAACAGATTTCCAAAAACCGGATTTTCGCCAGCGAACCGAGCGCTTCCCCCGAAGGAGGTTCGCCGGTGGTTCTGCTCATCAAACAGATTTCCGTTCCTACGGAGGGAAGAACCACCTTTGCGGTTTTTTCCTTTAAGATCGGAGAATTGACCGGCTGGATTCTGCAATCCGTAAAAGTGGGCAAAACGGGTTATCCCGGGCTCTGGTCGGAACGGATGACCTTCGTAAATCATATTAATCCCGCCTTCCGCTTGAAAAAACTACAGGAATTTTCCTTTCGGGATGATTTCAAGAAAAGCCGGGACGGCGAACCGGTCCGCTATAATCTGAATGGAGTTTATAAATATCTAATCTATAAATCCAACCCCGGTTTCGGATTCAAATCCTTCGTAGCGATCGAAAACGGAGAGATCGCGGATCAGGCGTTATCGACGGCTCTTTATATGATCTTCTTTTCCTTTTTCGGTCTGATCTTTGTGGCTGCTTTGATCTACTACATTCTGACGAAAAGCCTGAATCCATTGAACGAGAGCCGAGCCCTGATCGAAAAGATGGCGGAAGGGAACCTAAGCCATAACATCACAGTGCATTCCCGGAACGAGATCGGCGAAATGTCCATCAGTATCAACGAATTCAATAAGAAAGTGAAAAACGTACTTCATAAGATATCCGACGCTTCCTCCAATCTCGCGTCCTCCTCCGAGGAGATGTCCGCGACTCTCAAGTCCATTTCGGATAACGCTCAGGGTCAAGCGGCAGCAGCAGAGGAAATTTCCGCGTCTATCGAGGAAATCTCGGCGGGAATGGATTCCATCTCCCACCAAACCGACGAGCAGGTTCGACTTCTGGACCGGTTGGGGGGAGAGATGAACGCCTTCTCCTCCTCCGTACGCGCCACTTCCCGAAACGTAGAAGAAGCGTTGGGTCAGGTCAAACGGATCACGGAAGACGCGAAAAAAGGAGGCAAGACGCTCGAAAGAACGAATACCAGTATAGGAAAAATCTCCAGAAGTTCGGAGGAGATCACCGGAGTGATCGAAATCATCACGAATATCTCGGAGCAAATCCACCTGTTAGCGTTAAACGCCGCGATCGAAGCAGCCAGAGCGGGAGCGGCGGGAAAAGGATTTGCCGTGGTTGCGGACGAAATTTCCAAGCTTGCGGATAAGACCTCCAGCAGTACCAAGGATATAGAAGAGATCATCCAAGCGAACGAGGCCGAAATCGGAATCGGAGTCGGAAATATCAAGGAGACAGTCGCAGTGATCGGAGGAATCATTCGGGACATAGAAACGATTTACGCGAAAATGTCCGAAGTCTCTTCCTTCATGGGAGAACAGCTGAAAAGCAACGAGTCCGTGAACCAGAGCGGCTTAGAAGTGAAAAGTAGGTCGGATTCCATCCGTGCGGCCGTCCAGGAACAAAAAATGGCGATTCATGAAATCTCCACTACGATCTCCAATATCAATGATTTGACCCAGTCCAACGCGGCTTCTTCGGAGGAGTTAAGTTCCAGTTCCGTCGGTTTAGCGAATCTGGCCGAGGATCTAAAACGGGATTCCGAGTATTTTCATTTTTAAACGAAATCGCCGGAAGGAGATCCTGTGAGTGGAGCGACAAGGCGTTGCAAAACGACAGGAATCTCCTTGATTTTTACGGAAATACTTATAATTTGCACAAATATGGAATGGGAAAAGATTCTCCGGGACTCCGTTAAAGACAGCGTAATCAAGGAATTGTACCTCCGACGAGTTCCCACTCTCAAGACCTGCGACGACTGGAGCAAAGTAAAAGAAATAGGACTCGTGGACCATAAAACCAAATACGCTCATTACAAAGGCGGCCTAGTGAAATATGGAGAAGCCCTTTTCTTTGTAAGCGACGAGCGCCTGCAAGCCCTAGCCCCTTTCCGCAAATGGGAATTCAAAACGAAAATTAAAGTTACGACGGAATAACGGTATTTTTTCGTTCCGGAGAAATTCCCCCGGAACCGATCGATCAGCGAGTCAGCTTAATGATCAGATTCAGTTTCTCTGAGACGGTAATTACGTCTTGAACCCTAGCTTTATCCACGAGAATGGCGTTCGGGCCGATTTCGTCCAAGACGATCTTCTTTCCCTTGATCTGTCCTAAGAGAAGTTCCATGACGTTCTGATCTTTCGTACGAACGAGAACGCAATCTTCGGCGATTTCCACGACAGGAAGGTTTCCTCCCCAATCTTCCAATAGGAATAAGAGGTTTTGAGCCAGTTCCGCGCGACTAGAAGCCTTGAGAAAATCGATGAATTCGATCGGTTTGTATCCGAGCAAAATCCCCAACTGATAGGCTTCCTTTGTCAGAATGAAGGTATAGACCCTGTCATAATCCTTCAGTTCCGTAAAGGCCTTTAACAGATGGATTCCGTTGATGGAAACTTTTTCCGGGAAGGCGATGATGGAAAAATCCGGATTGATCGTGATTCCGCCCTTCTCGGTGGAACCAGTAAGCTCGCCGGTCTGGAAGAAGTACTCTCCCAATTTGGATAGAGCCAAAAAGCGGTTCGGGTATTCCACTTCCAAAAGGCCGAACAAATGCAGATAAAAAATAGCACTCATGATCTCTTTCCGGAGATCCGCCAGATCCGTTTGGAAATTCTTGGTCCGGAATCCCGGAGAAAGAATCAGATGGTCCCGGATAATCGTAGAAAAGATCACGGAGAGATGGATTCGTTTGGACTTGATGATCAGATTGACGCATTTGTCCAGGATCATCTTATCATAAAAAGGCATCTCCGTCGGTTGGAAGACTTCCGGAGGATTGATCCTCTTCATGCGAGCTTCATTGACCTCGTGAATCACGAGTTTCATGATTTCAAAAATATCCTTTTTCAGGAATCCTTCCACGTCTCCGCGGAGAATGATATTCTCGCCCTTGATATCGGCGAGATTCAGCAGACGCAGAATCGGAAGGATGAGTTCCATCTGGTAGATCTGGCTTTTTTCGGGAAAAATGCCGATGTCCGGATTCAAAAGCTCCTGTTCCGTACGCTTGTGGTCGGCCTGCTTTACTTTTCCGGATTTGGCCAAAACCAGGCCTTTTCTGCTGATATAAGAGAGTAATTTCTTGGTATTTAGGAAAAAATCCAGCTCGTTCGTAGCCGACTTTTCTTGGCGTTGGCGTGTTCCTTTCTTAATAGAAGGAAGGATGGGATTATTCTGTATGTATTTTAAAAGTTCTTCCGGAAGAGCAAAGACGCGGACGAATTTCTCTTCCACGAAACAGATATCCGCCACTAAACCTTTTTCGACCAATGCCGGAACGATCGCTTCGTATTTTCCGCGGTTCATCACCACGAAACTGCGGATATCGTCCGCATCCGCGACTCCTCCGCTCAAATAAATCCGAACTAACGTATCCTTTTCCAATTCGGACAGGGAAGTCAGAGCACTCTCGAAAGCCTCGGGGGCGGTTGCATGGGAATAAAATTTCCGGATCGTGTCCAGTTTGGCCGGAGCTTTTACCGCCTTCTTCCATTCCGCGGAAATATCGGTCAGCTTCTTGTGATCCAGCAGCTTTTCGATCGTAATCTTATATTTGTCGCCTTTTAAGTTCTGGTCGAGAGGGACCAGGTCCGCCAATTCCTCATAAGCGTGGTACTTATCTAAATTGTTGGTAAGACGTTCCCGATTTTTACGCTGGTAAACGAGATGGTATTTCCGAAGGAGATTCAGCTCCATCTCGACGTTGATCGGAGGAATGTTCACTTTTCTGGAAATTTCGCCCAACGTTAGGACGTTTTTGTTCTTCAGGATGGAAGTGTAGATGTTGACCTGAAGAACGGTCAACTTTTCGAGCACTCCCTTTAAGTAGAACTCGTCCAGAAAAGTATCATATAAGAATTTAAGGTTTTTATTCTTTTCCTTAAATGGCGGCTTGGGGAGATTCCAAAGGGCTGCGATCTTTTTTAAGTCGTTTAGTTCGAGTTTTTCGAGTTCTTGTAACAATACAGATTCGCCGCTCATACCGATGACCGAAATGATTCGTTCGAAAGCCATCCTCTAATTCTCGACTGATTCGTAAACCAAAATACAGATTCAAACTCCGGACTTCCGACAAGAATTCAACGCCTTGCAAAACAAGGAATTCCGGGAGAAAAACCCACCTCTCCGGCATCCTCAGAGTCGATTTGGATTGTCCTTACAGCCTTCGTTACTAACTTGGAACCGTATGGCCGGATTTCTGGATAACCTTCGCCTAGGATTGGGCGGGGCGGCTCGGATGGTTTCGAGCGGTTTTATCTTTTCCTCAAAGACCCTTCTCCTGCTCAAAGACCTGGCTGTGGGAGGTAACGTATCTCAGGACTTTCCGGTAAGGCTTCGGGAAGCCTTCGAGGAATTAGGGGCTACCTATATCAAACTCGGACAGTTCATCGCGTCCGCACCCTCCTTATTTCCGGAGGAGATCGTTACGGAAATGCAGAAATGCTTGGACGCCGTACGACCGATCCCGTTCTCCGAAGTCGAAAAAACGATCCGTAAGGAACTGGGAGGACGTTGGGAAAACCATTTCCGGAGCATAGACCCGAGTCCATTGGCTTCCGCCTCCATCGCGCAGGTCCATTCCGCGGTTACCAAAGACGGGATCGACGTGGTCATCAAGGTGCAAAGATCCGATATAGAATCCGCACTGGGCGCCGACCTGAATCTGTTGTATCTGGCTAGTCTATTATTCGAGAAATTCGTTCCAGGCTTGAATCGGTCCGGCCTTTCGGATATGATGAAATTATTTCAGTCCTCCATTTTAGAGGAAATCGATTTCCGCAAGGAAGCCTCGAATCTAGAAGAGTTCGAAAGATACCTTCTTGCCGCGGGAGAGACCAGGGCTCGGGTACCTAAAGTTTACCACGGGCTCAGCACGGAAAAAATCCTAGTTATGGAGAGATTTTACGGGGCTCCGATTACGGACGAAGTTTCCTTGAGAAAATATTCTCCCGATCCAGCCCGCACATTGTCGGACGCGTTGGAGATCTGGTTTTCCACTCTTTCCCACTCCGGTTTTTTTCACGCGGATGTACATGCGGGAAATTTAATGATCCTACGGGACGGCACAGTGGGTTTCATCGATTTCGGGATCGTCGGTCGGATCTCTCCGAAAATTTGGGAAGGTCTGATGATTTTTCTGGAGGGACTCGCGACGAATCGCCCGGAGAGGATCGCAAAGGGTCTGATCCGGATGGACTCCACAGCGGAAGGCGTGGACGAAAAAAAATTAGCTCAGGACCTAGGCAAGGTATTCGACGAAATGAGCGAAATGGTGCTCGGAATCCAGATGGGAGAATTGGAAGCGTTCGACGAGAGAAAACTGAACGCGATACTATTCGAATTCCGCGAACTGGCGTTAAGGAACGGCCTCAAAATTCCGAAAGAGTTCGGACTCCTTATCAAACAGATCCTGTATTTCGACCGTTATGTTAAGGCGTTCGCTCCGGATATAGATTTGATCCGGGATCGGGAAAAATTCATCCGATGAAAGTGAAATTACTGGATCTGGAACCCGGAGAATCCCGAACCTTGTCGGGACTAAAGGAATTCCCCGGAAAAGAAGGTCTGGTAAGAAACCTGCTGGATATGGGATTCCTTCCCGGGACCAGGCTGCAGATCCTTGCCAAATATCCGAGCCAAGATAAAATCATCGTGAAAGTGGGACTGGTCCAATTGGTCCTTAGACATGTAGAGGCGGAATTACTGGAGTTAGAGGAAACAGAGTGACTGCATTACAAAAAAGCATAATACGGGAATCCTCCAAGTCCGTCGGTTCCGACCTGCACCGAATCCTGCTGGCGGGAAATCCGAATTGCGGGAAATCCACTCTGTTCAATCGGCTCACCGGACTCAGGCAAAAGACGGGAAATTTCCACGGGGTCACGGTGGAAAAAGCCGAGGGAAAAATCCGCTCCGAGGATAAAACTCTGAGTATCATGGATCTGCCGGGAGCCTATAGCCTAGGCGGAGAATCGGAAGACAAACAGGTAGCCACCAAAGTTCTGCTCTCCCGCAAAACAACGGATCGAATCCTTTTCGTTCTGGACGGGGTCGCCGTCGAGAGGGGTCTGCAATTTCTGATGCAAATCGCCGGACTCAAGGCGCCTACTCTTGTGGTCGTTACGATGAGGGACGCATTGGAAAAAAAGGGTTTAAGTCTGGACCTGAAAGAACTTCGAAACGCCTTCGGAATCGATTTTAGATTCGTAAATCCGAGAACGGGAGAAGGGGTCCCCGAATTGAAAGAGATCCTTTTCGAAGACTCCTCGTATCGAATTCCTGAATATTCTTTTACCTGGGATCGCAAAAGGGAAAAACTCGTCGGGTCCATTCTCGACCGCTTGGAAAGCTCCGATCCGACATCCCTCAGGTTCGTCGTGGAAAATTCCCTGAAAGAATTGTCGGGAGAAAAATTGCTTACGGGAATTCCCGGTCTTTCCTTTTTACCGACGGGGGCAAGGACCCTGGTCGAGAGTCTCTTCCAAAAGTCCGGACTGCTTTTTGCCTACTCGGATGAACTCGTACAAAAATCCCTTTGGATCAAAAAACTTCTCTCCAAATCCCTTTCCGGCAAGGAAGTGAAGGGAGAACATTTCTTGAACTTCGCGGACAGAATCCTTTTGCACCCCGTTTGGGGCTTGGTCAGTTTTTTGGGCATCATGGCTCTGGTTTTCCAGATGCTCTTTGCCTGGTCCGAAATCCCGATGGATTGGATCGAAAAACAGGTCGGTGCGTTCGCGGAATTCGCCGGAGGTTTTTTCCCTCACGGTCCGATCCGGTCCCTCGTCCAGGAAGGAGCTATCGGAGGAGTCGGAGCGGTACTCGTCTTTATCCCGCAAATCAGCCTTCTTTTTTTCTTTATCGGGATCATGGAGGAAAGCGGCTATATCGCGAGAGCTTCCTTCGTCATGGATCGGTTCATGGGAAAATTCGGACTTTCCGGAAAATCCTTTATCCCTCTCTTATCCTCGGCCGCTTGTGCGGTTCCCGCGATCATGGGAACGAGGACCATAGAAAACAAGGCGGATAGGATCACTACGATTCTGGTGTCTCCATTGATCACATGCTCCGCAAGATATCCCGTTTATATATTGGTCATCGGAACGGTTTTTTCCCAAAAACCCGTTTTCGGAATCCTGCAGACCAAGGCCTTAGCGTTGTTCGGATTATTCCTGCTCGGAATGATTGCGTCCATGACGGCGGCTTTCATATTTAAAAAGACCTTCTTTTTATCCGAGCCTTCCTACTTTTTGATGGAACTCCCCCGATATCATTTCCCCTCCCCCAAAATCCTTTTTATGGTAGTATATAAGAAAATTAAAACATTCTTATTGAATGCGGGGAAAATCATCCTATCCATCTCCGTATTGCTTTGGTTTTTGGCGAACTACCCTCGCTTGGACGAATCCAAAACTTCAGGACTGGAACCGGCCCAGGCAAAATCCCTGCAAATCTCCGAGTCCTATGCGGGCTATATGGGTAAGGCAATGGAACCGATCCTGAAACCGATCGGTTTCGGATGGAAGATGGGCATAGGACTGATCACTTCGTTCGCGGCGCGGGAGGTGATGGTATCCACGCTATCCATCATCTACGGCGTGCAAGGCGAAGATAGCGACCAAGAAGACTTGCGCACCGCGCTCCAAAACGATAAGGATCCGGAAACGGGAAAGCCGATTTGGAATTTGGCCAGTGCCTTAAGTTTATTGGTTTTTTTCGCGTTCGCCTGCCAATGCATGTCCACGTTGGCGGTAGTAAAAAGGGAAACGAACTCCCTATTTTGGCCGTTTTTCCTATTCGGGTACATGACTTTACTCGCCTATGTTTCTTCCTTCTTGGTCTACCAAATCGGAAAAGCGATCGGATGGACCTGAATCTTGAAAAGGATCCCGCCGAACCTTATGATTATCTCCGTTTTTTTTGCGGCGATCTTCGGTTTACTTACGATTTTCAGATTCGTTCTACTTTTCGTTTACTTCGACAAGGTGGAAAACTCCTCTTGGACGGAAATCTTATCCTCATTCGGAATCGGGATCCGCTTCGACCTTTCGGTCGCCGCGATACTGCTTGGTCCGTTTTGGACGATGTCCGCCTTCCATTACGCTAACCGCTGGCCGGTTTATCGCTACCTATGGGGAATTCCGCCGATCCTTATTTTCTTATGGATGTGCGGCCACTTGATCGGCGACACGATCTATTACGGAGAAGCGAACAAACATCTGGGCTACGAAGGTTTCGTATTTTTAGGGAAGGATTTTCTCGTTCTCTTATCCGCCGCTTTTCGAAATTCTCCCGTACTGGTTCTCTCCGCCTTATCCGCGATTTCCATCGGACTTCCCCTTTTCGTCGCCGCATTTTTCAAATGGAATGGATACGAATTTTCGGAAGACCGACGGAAATCAGAACTCCTACAGATTCCGATTTCCTTTTTGATCGCGTTTTTACTTTTTAGAGGGGGCTTCCAACAAAGACCCCTGCGACCCACAGACGCGATCCATTCCCGAAACGAATTCCTGAACAATCTTCCTTTGAACGGGGTGTTCACCACTCTGACCGATTTGAAATCCAAGACGCTTCTTCCGAGCCTGAGGATTCCCTTCCCCCAAGCCGTGGAACTGGTCAGGAAAGAGATAGAGTATCCTGGCGCTTCTTTTATAGACGAACGTTATCCGATCCTCAGAGAAACGACGGAGACCAGAAACGGAACTCCGCCGAACATAGTTCTCATCCTTTTGGAAAGCTGGACAGGTAAATTTCTGAAACCGAACGGAGGGGGAAAAATCCTGGGACATGAGTTGGCACAAAACTTCGACTCTCTCACTACTAGAGGTAGGTATTTTTCCAAATTCTTTGCGACGGGAGGCAGAACCACGAACGGCCTCCTTTCCACACTGACAGGGATTCCGGACAGGCCCGGGATCACCTCCGTTCGAACCCACCAAGTGTTAGGAAACTTCGGAGGGTTAGGAACCGTTCTGAAACAGGCGGGGTATTCCACACTCTTCGTCCACGGAGGAGACGCCGGATTCGACAATATGAACTTTCTCTTCCCTCACTGGGGATTCGATACGGTAGTGGATCGGAACGAGATGAGCAAGGAAGGGAAATATACACCCGGCGCTTGGGGGTATTTCGACGGAGATGTCCTGGAAGAATTACACGAAAGATTACTATCCGCAAAACGCCCCGTCCTTGCGGTCTCGCTTACTCTCACGACTCATTATCCCTATGAAGTTCCGGACAAAAGTTTCGAAATCTTTCCGGATTCCGTTCAGGACTACGATTATCTTAACACGTATCATTATTCGGATTGGGCCCTAGGCAGGTTCATGGAAAAGGCGAGAAAGTCGCGGTACTTCGAAGATACGATCTTCCTGTTCGTCGCGGACCATACCCATCATAGAAACCTGAGTCCTTACGAGGACAGGAACATCCCTTTTTTGATCTATTCCCCGAAATACGTAAAACCTGGAGTCAATTCTCGGGTTGCCTCCCAATTGGACGTAATTCCAACGATACTCGGCTTGGTAGGTAAGAAAGTCCGATTTTCCGCGATGGGAAGGGATTTGCTCGCGCGACAAGACAAAGAGAATGGAGGCGCTTATTTCGCGTTTTCGAGCGTGATCGGCTGGATCCAGGACGATTTGGCGCTGTACAGATTTACGGACGGAGAACTCAGGGACGCTACGTACTACTCCAAAAATCCGACGTCTAAAATTTGCGAATCGTCCCCTGCCACCTGCGATCTCTATGAAACGAAGGCGAAGGCCTTCCTCAATCTGAGCTACGATCTGATGAACTCGAATATGGTTTACCCCCCCGCGAAATAAGCTGAGAAG from Leptospira fletcheri includes:
- a CDS encoding FeoA family protein, giving the protein MKVKLLDLEPGESRTLSGLKEFPGKEGLVRNLLDMGFLPGTRLQILAKYPSQDKIIVKVGLVQLVLRHVEAELLELEETE
- the feoB gene encoding ferrous iron transport protein B, translating into MAGNPNCGKSTLFNRLTGLRQKTGNFHGVTVEKAEGKIRSEDKTLSIMDLPGAYSLGGESEDKQVATKVLLSRKTTDRILFVLDGVAVERGLQFLMQIAGLKAPTLVVVTMRDALEKKGLSLDLKELRNAFGIDFRFVNPRTGEGVPELKEILFEDSSYRIPEYSFTWDRKREKLVGSILDRLESSDPTSLRFVVENSLKELSGEKLLTGIPGLSFLPTGARTLVESLFQKSGLLFAYSDELVQKSLWIKKLLSKSLSGKEVKGEHFLNFADRILLHPVWGLVSFLGIMALVFQMLFAWSEIPMDWIEKQVGAFAEFAGGFFPHGPIRSLVQEGAIGGVGAVLVFIPQISLLFFFIGIMEESGYIARASFVMDRFMGKFGLSGKSFIPLLSSAACAVPAIMGTRTIENKADRITTILVSPLITCSARYPVYILVIGTVFSQKPVFGILQTKALALFGLFLLGMIASMTAAFIFKKTFFLSEPSYFLMELPRYHFPSPKILFMVVYKKIKTFLLNAGKIILSISVLLWFLANYPRLDESKTSGLEPAQAKSLQISESYAGYMGKAMEPILKPIGFGWKMGIGLITSFAAREVMVSTLSIIYGVQGEDSDQEDLRTALQNDKDPETGKPIWNLASALSLLVFFAFACQCMSTLAVVKRETNSLFWPFFLFGYMTLLAYVSSFLVYQIGKAIGWT
- a CDS encoding LTA synthase family protein: MLKRIPPNLMIISVFFAAIFGLLTIFRFVLLFVYFDKVENSSWTEILSSFGIGIRFDLSVAAILLGPFWTMSAFHYANRWPVYRYLWGIPPILIFLWMCGHLIGDTIYYGEANKHLGYEGFVFLGKDFLVLLSAAFRNSPVLVLSALSAISIGLPLFVAAFFKWNGYEFSEDRRKSELLQIPISFLIAFLLFRGGFQQRPLRPTDAIHSRNEFLNNLPLNGVFTTLTDLKSKTLLPSLRIPFPQAVELVRKEIEYPGASFIDERYPILRETTETRNGTPPNIVLILLESWTGKFLKPNGGGKILGHELAQNFDSLTTRGRYFSKFFATGGRTTNGLLSTLTGIPDRPGITSVRTHQVLGNFGGLGTVLKQAGYSTLFVHGGDAGFDNMNFLFPHWGFDTVVDRNEMSKEGKYTPGAWGYFDGDVLEELHERLLSAKRPVLAVSLTLTTHYPYEVPDKSFEIFPDSVQDYDYLNTYHYSDWALGRFMEKARKSRYFEDTIFLFVADHTHHRNLSPYEDRNIPFLIYSPKYVKPGVNSRVASQLDVIPTILGLVGKKVRFSAMGRDLLARQDKENGGAYFAFSSVIGWIQDDLALYRFTDGELRDATYYSKNPTSKICESSPATCDLYETKAKAFLNLSYDLMNSNMVYPPAK